The Nymphaea colorata isolate Beijing-Zhang1983 chromosome 5, ASM883128v2, whole genome shotgun sequence DNA segment AAAGCACGCCATGTATCTTAAGAAAACAAGAGATTAGATGAAAACTTCGGCTCTCTTCTAAACGGTAGGATATAATACTCATTCTACTCACCTAAAATGTTTGTCATTGCATCACTAGTGAAAGGGATAAGATAGAGGTCACCATCCTACGATGtgggaattttttttaatgaaaatatacAGTTTTATGAACAAAATATGAGGAGACTTTTCATTGTAAGAAAAACAATTTCTTGTAGATGTTATTCTTTTTTGTAGATGGTTAAAATTTTCAGAGAAAAAATCCAACATCTCGATGCAGACTTTTTCTAATCCTtaataaattacaaaaatccaATTCATGAAATGGATTAGTTAGGGCGCATCAAATCATTACGATTGGACAACTTAGGATATATACCTTACTACTCCATAAAGTCCAGATAAACAATGCATGGTTCAAATATTCGATATATACACGGATAAAACATTCAAGAATAATCAGTATTTGGAAAAAGAATGTGATGAATTTAAAAAGTACACATGCATGTAACAGTTATTATCTGTTGACTTGTTTGTAAACATAATTATCTTTCTCTTGTGAATTCAGTGGTGTTTCAGTCGATACTAGTATTTTCACACAACAGTTTTGTTATAGGGCCTAAGAGAACAACGAATAATAATAACAAGTTATCAACATCAAAACGTGCTAATCAGATCGACCATTGTATTCCTCCACTTAAAAAGGACTACTTGGATGGCTGTTCCTTAAATCTAGGGCCGGAGGAACATATAATGGGCATGCCTAAAACACAGGTAGGCTCAAATGATAATACCCAAATACTCTAAAACTATGGTTGTGGAGTGTCATCCAAATACTCCCAAATTTTAATGGGAATTTTTAAGAATaggttttaaaacatatttttttatgaataacctcatgcacacgtgtgtgtgtgtgtgtgtgttttttggGTCTTTTTCAAATCTAGATTTTGAGATTTGGGTTTTTAGTCTTGGCCAGATTTAGTTTTCACATCATCCAAACACACACTAAACCTGATTTTAAtggcaaaaccaggttttttgaAGAACCTGGTTTTGGGCTGGGGCATTCGGGCGTGCCTAAAACACAGGCAGGCTGAAATGATAGCACCCAAATACTCTAACAACCTGGTTTGAGAGTATCATCcaaataaaaccaaattttcTTATGAGTTTTTAAGAATgggttttaaaacatatttttttaccaATAAccttgtgtgtgtatgtgtgtttttttttttttggagtggGAGAGGAGGATAATTATTCACtcttcttttcaaaactaaattttggGTTTTCAGTTTTGGCCAATTCTAGTTTTCACATCATCCAAACATACCCTCAGCCTGGTTTTAGaagcaaaacctggttttgcttGAAGCACTTGGTTTTGGGCTGGGGCATTTGTTGTcatcttcaaaaacttggttatgtgaaaactaaattttgtcAAGACGCAGATTCAAAAACAGTTTTTAAAACCTAGTTTGGATGTTtgaatgaaaagataaaaacttaaagagggagaaaaagtcAGTTTTGACTGAAAAGCTTCCAGGGACGTAGGTTTAAAAGCAAATTACTTCAAATTgataaaatctaattttttatgTCTTCCAAATGTGTCTGAAATAGggttttgaaggcaaaaccaagttttgtctTCTTAACTGGGTTTTAGGTTATTAGATCCCCCCAAATCTTTTATATTTGTTCGAGTCTTTGGAGTATTTACATGGGTTCGAGAATTGCTCGAATAAGCTCGGATCGCTAGAAAACCTGACCATGAGAATTGCTCGAGTCAGCTCGAATTGCTAGAAAGCCTGGCCAGAGTCAAGGATAGCCTTGACTCTTTTaataattcaagttattttaaaactcgattGAATCGACGAATCACCTCACTAAGTGGACGAATCAACTCGGTGACCAATCCAGGGTAGAGTTGCGGGTTTACCaactatagtttggattttCTCCCCATGATAATTTCTTGTCTAGAGTTGGGACGGAGGACAGGTTTTTCCCAAGGTAATGTGAGCGTAACAGTGATGGTGTATTTGTAATTTACCTTTCACATTTACTTTTTCTGTCGGCTTTTTTACCGCTAGCGCCTGAAATTTACTATGAAATGTTAAACAGCAGAATgcaaacttttaaaagttaagTGAGCTTGTTTTAAGTTGCACTTCCATTGAGTGGCTATTTGTAATTCTTACAATTTTACAAATCGCCACGTCTTGTATCTCACAatgttttgcttttatttttgaaattttgagtccgatttttcattttcagattGGAATGAGAATTTATTCCAAGACTAAGCTTGGCTCTTGGTTCGATAAGAAGTTGGGTTCGGACCAACCTCACACCCGAAACTCAGGTTTGAGCTCGAGCCTAACCGAGCCCGGGCAGTTGTAAGCTCGAGCCTAACCCGAGCTGCTTCCCTTCCCAAAAGGAAACAGGAAATTCAGGGCCTTTCAATAAGTAAGAAAGGAGCTCCTGGGCTCGGCCCCGATCGGGGGAGCTGCCAGagcaagtctctctctctctctcgctctctcattTTTGTTTGCAACTCAACCAACTGGCAGGACAGAAGGTAGAAGCGCCACAAAGGAGGGAAGAAGACGAAGGATGGAAGCATTGAGGTCGTCATATGGGTCATCGTCTGAGGATACAGACGACGATTCTTCTCTGGAAAGAAGCAAGAAGCGGGCAGCAGTCAGCCCTCCCTCGCCGGAACCGCAGTCccttccccctcctcctcttGACCTCTTGGATCCGCCAGGTCAAAAATTTCTCGTTTAACTGATGCATGTTTATCTACCCTTCATCATCAGCGTCACCGTTGTCTTatttgaatgaaaaatgaaCACATATTGTAATTTCTTCTGTTTGTTATTcttggttaattttttttggttggtcCGCAAATGGGTTGAGTTGTCTGGGAACTGTTCGAGATATGACTAATCTCAAAGTTATGGAAATTGAGCTGTAATCCTGCAGAAAAGAACTAGACGTTTGTGTTAGTTGGACTAGTGCATGGGTCGATTAGTCAATAAAAGTGACAGAGCTGGCGATTGAGTGTTTGGGATATTGATCTGGTTGAGGTCGTTGAGGTTCAAAGAGGTGGCAACACATTTTTCTGGCTGATAATTTGTGAGGCTAACAGGAGTGGAACTTGGGGTGACATCAATGGAATCATCGATCAAACAAAACAGTTTTTCAGTGCTTGAAGGTTGAGTGCAAAATCTGCTCGGTAATCAAGAGACAAATTTAGTCCTCAGTTCGTGATTTTCTTTTGCAGTTGAATAGTTGCCTAGAAAATTTcacatgcactttttttttttttttcattagaggAAATGCATTCTGAAGATACTTTTTAGGCCACTGGGGATTCTGTGGTTTTGCCATACCGTATTTGCGATTACTGCCTTGATTTAGTTGATTATAATACATGTTTAAGAAGAACTTGATGAACTTTAAGAAGTTTAAGAAGCCTTCCTTGCACGTGTTTTGGCCCTTGTATGGCTTCCTTAAGTAATGGCGTGATTCGTCAAGTAGGTGGTTGGTTCTGTTTTCTTAATGATCTAAGTTCTGTCTACTGCTTTACAAGTCTCATTTTGTGGTTGTTTAAAATGATGATTTCTTTAGAAGTACAATATTCTCTTGCATTTTGTTGACAGAACCACTGGGGTAAATATTCAGCTTTAAATATTACTATATATTATCTATTATTGCCAAGGAAATTGATTGGACAATTCAGTCTCTGAGACAGTTAATCCATGCGGTTAATAGTAATAATTGTCCTCTCCTCTCCCTATGTTAGATTATCAGAAATAGGTTAAAGGATTATTTGATTATCCCATGCCTagaaatcataaaaattttacagtTGCAAGTGTTGTTTCATTGTCAAGACATGAAATGGCACTTTGAAGATGAATGAAAGCCATCACTGATTAGTCAATCTTTGCTCCTTTAAGCAGAGAACAGAGCCCTAAGAGACCGTACTTTGCTTTGACGAGTTAATTGAGAAAGAATTACAAAGTGTTCTTATTGCATTGAGTAATCTCTGGAGTTAGAGTTCTCCACATGGGTATGTGAATAGATATAGAGATTCCTTTTTATGGTATGTAGGTTTCTTGTTCATTGGCCATGTAGATTTCTTGTTCATTGGTCGTCTAATCTATGCCTAGGAAACTTCTGTGAATGATaagattttattgtttttctgcAGTCATCTTATTTTCTTATATCAAATGTGGATGCTACAAGATAGGAAAGGAAGCTGTGCATATAATAAAGAACTTTAAGTATTTGTTTAGcagaaatttttgttatttgattGGCAGACTTTTCTTCCTAAGAATTTGGTATCTAGAAATAAAGATTTATCCATGATGCAAAAGTGAAAGTCAACTGTCTGACAATGGCTACTGTAACCTTGCTTGTAACATTATCAAGTTGGCAATGGCGTACACAGTATCAGTATAATCCTATGGTCTCACAGACATGGCATCACATGAACTGATAAATGCGTAGAAGTTtgttttctttatctttttctgtgGATATTATAACATTTCTTAAGTAGGAATTGCCATTAAATTTTTCCCGTTTTCTTCTgctgcagtttttttttttttatcatggttTAATGAGTTAATTGCAGCTCATGATATATAACTTTTCTTGGATTTCagctttttttcaaacaaatgcaaatcGGGTTAGAAGCTTTCCGCACGTAGAAGGAAATTATGCACTGCATCTCTTTATCCCAGGTTCATTTGGGGTTTTCATTTGAAcgtttttcatatgattttctTTAGTTCGTAGTTTGTACTAATCGTCTTCTCATTCTTCTGTCCATGGTAGTCTTGATACCTGCAGTAATGAAGAAACAGTTGGTACCTTTAATCAGAAAATCTATGTTGCTTGTGGAAGGGCTTCATGCTGTTGATATCGACATCCCTTTGAAGGATCTCTGTGTAGATGATGAAAAGTTCCTGCAACTTGTCTTGGGAAGGGAGTTTCACATAAGCTTGTCTAGAACTGTTCCTATTCGCGTGCATCAGATTGATTCAATTGTCACAATGCTTCAACAGAAGTTCCAAGCCCAAAAGCGGTAGGTAAATTTTGTGCAAATGCTTCTTGTAGTTTCTGCCAGTTGAGCTTGATCAGCGAAATATTTAGTCACAAAAAGCTGATTGCCATTGTTGTCTACGCAGGTACTGGATAGAATTCAATACTTGGGAAGTGTTTGTTAATGATGATAGGACTCGAACTTTTCTGTCTATGGAAGTTAGTACCAGAGGCTTAAAGGAGGTATATGATCATTGCAGGGTCCTTGCTTTTTAATTTAAgcttttacattcatattcacGTATACATCTGTTTAGGTTCCTGTTTTAGTGCGTGGAATTAATGTTCTCTTCTCTTGTTTCAGATAACCAGGCAAATTCAAGTTGTGAATGATGTATATAGGTTGCATAATCTCCCAGAGTTTTATGAGGTGCAGGCACTTATCAAAATCCTTTACTGCTGGGCTTATTATGTGCAATATGCATTTAGATAATTGATTCTGTGAGGACATGTTAATTTGTGAATATATTTGGAATATCATGCAATTCAGTGTTTCGTGGAAAAGCTAATGCACATCGATGACATATCACTGGTAATCTGTATATTCTACAACCTCATGTAACTTGTCAGCCATGATACTTTTTGAAATAGCCATTGCCAGACTCATGCATTCTTGTACGACTTTCTGGCTTTTGCTGTTCTAATATGTCAATTTTCTACAGAATAATGATTGTATTCGTGCAATAATGGTAACAGAAATATTATCTTAACATGCAACAGTGATTACTATAGTCTCTTTGTGATGCCATTGTGTTATATGTCATGTGCGAGGCATCATTCTTTTAGCATCCTTCTGCTCATCAAAAAATTCAACCTTTTAGGCATactcaatgtttttttttttttcgtaaatTGAAATCAAGAATCTTTATGACCTACCctcaatttcaagaaaatacattAGGCTTCCTGTAGTTTGAATTTCTTGTGCGGACTCTTCTGATTAGGTGATAGTGGTTTCAGCCTTTCAGCTATTGCAACCTTATCAGATTGTAGGAAAGATAACAGTCAGCGGTTGTGCATTCATCTCAATGAGCTTGATACTGTCTTCGGTGAAAGACTAATTTCCTCTAAATTGGTCAGATTTTTCAACATAATTAAGATGATTTGATCTTGTTGATTTCTCCTTTTGTAAAATTGTATCATACACTGAGATGACTGAAACGATAAAATCATACCTGTTTCCAGTTATAATTGATGCATGACGTGTTATTGAGACGTCCCTGCATAAAGCACTTAAGCTGGTCCAGATTTAAGAGTTATATGTTCCCATGATAGAGAAAATTTGTCTGCTTTCTAATACCATTCTGCAACTGCAATTTTGTATTTCCACATATTAGTCATGAAGTTAACTTCCAAGTTGATTTATGCAGAATCCTCGGCCACATATATCACTGGCTTGGGGACTTGGTGATATCAGccattctttgcaacaagcagttaatgaactGAACAGATCTAGGCCAAGTAGCGGATCTGCTCAGAAgaatattttttcatgtatgTTTAATGGCATTGAGTGTAGAATAGGAAAGAAATCATATACCATCTGTAAAGTTTTAGTGGCATGAGAAGAATATTAGTGTTCACAACAAGCTTTTGTTCTTTTGCCATTTAAGATACTTGTTACTGCATTTCCCTgcatatatgtaaatattatgTAACATCAATGCACTATGGCAGAAGAATTGGGAGGTGTTTTTTGTCCTTGGCAATGTGGATACTGGTTCGGCCTTGCTCTCTTGTTTGGGCAGCTAAGGAAGACTTTCATGCTGGCATTTTTATTGTCAGATCTTCTCTTATATGAGTAGCCATTTCGAGTGTGATAGTCAAGCATAGTGGATATGGTGATTCTAGCTATATTTTCCGACATGATCTTTAATGGAATTAAAGTATGGTAAACAACTTTTGCAAATTTCCAGAGCGTGGCTTTTAAAATGTGCTTGATTGGGTACAAATCTACTAGACCGTTCCCTTTTTAGGCCAAGGGAAACTCCTACATGGATCATTCATACGAGTACTCCCTGCCCAGAGAGTGCACACtcccaatttcaaattttcaggcAGGGATTCATCAAAAGCTCATGTAGTATCTCTAAACCTGGGTTTTCTGGATGAGGAAGTCTGAATTATTAAGGGTGCTTGGCCAAGTACCTTTCAACATCATTGGTTTCAATACAAGTAGAGGTAGATGCCATAATTAGTTTATTATTGTGCAGGTCTAGTATCAGTGAAATGGCCTAGTATCAATGTTATTATTGTGCAGGTTTGTTGTATCTGTTCAGGTCTAGTATCATGTTATTATTGTGCAGGTTTGTTGTATATGTTCAGGTAAGCCACATTTACACAAAATAAAGAAGAGGATTCTGCCTACACGGAAGGAGTAGCTAGGGATGCAAAACGAATAGTCATAATTGATTCTGAGATGGTATATACCCAAAATTGTGAACATTCCTTCCTGGTCCGTTAATAATGTCAATCTTTCATCTTTTATTAAGCCTACTGGCTGGAATCTGAATGGAAAAGCTGGACTAACCTGGGCAGCTTTGTTACATGGCCTTAAAACGCTTGTTTACAGCGCGCTTTTAGTTCATGCGTTTCCACAAAAACATGTCTCAATGGCATTCGACAATGCTCCTCTCCGTGCCCTTAGAACCCGCATATATATTGTACACACGTTCCAAGGATCAAAACGAGCGACTTCCTAAACATGTACACAACATGTGCAAGAATTGTCACAGAAAACTCTTAAAATGGAAAGGCCGGTTGACTCATCAAATAACATGATGTACATCTCTTCCATTAATATGAATAAGTTCAATTACTACCAAACCGATCTTAGGGACCAAAAAAAGACACATAACAGCAACAATATCAATAAGCAAACTGACTCGGAATATcagaatagagagagagagacacacacacacagagagagagagagagagagacttataCAATTGAAAACTAAAGCCTTTTAATATACGTATTTGAAAGTCGTACATGAGCGAAGAGACATAAACGAGAATTTAACTTTTATAAGGAGCATCTCAtattaattaaatagaaaattaaCAGATAAAAGGAGCCGTTGTGTAAGGCCAATTCTCCAAAAGAATTATACGGCACTCTTTCGCAACCAAGTTAAAATAAAGAATGCCAAGCAACATCCCCTTTCCTTCCCCGAAAGGGAAAGCATAAAATAAAAAGCGAAAATCTCAGTTTTATTGAGACCTCTCTATCCTCAACTATTCTGCTGTTGATACAAGATGGAAACCTTCCTTCAAGTTTCCACTTCAAAAAGAATATGGGGTGCATCTGGCAAGCTGATGCAGCTGCAAACATGATCAGAGCTCCGACGTGGTGCTGCATGCTCTTGGTGTTCACttgcaccgcttcttagcttcaCTATAAAGAACAACACCAATAACTGTGAGTGTGTAACCAAGCATGCCGGTGACCGAAACAGGGTTGCGGAAGAGCATGATAGAGACCACAACTGCTACAGCACCTTTTGCATTGCCTAGCACCTGCAAAATGCGTCAAACCTGTCAAACCCGTCCTTAAGTTTCATGCAAAACAAGGGAATCAATTCGCTTTAACCACACTCCTATCTAAGTAGTGGCTGTGCCTGCTTCACTAAAAGCAGAGACCTGGTATCTAAGTAGAGAAACCAAGTAAGCAGACCCACTATTACCAATTGTGCCATCTATAGCACCTGCCACCAAGTTCTTAAGAGTCAAGACCAACATGGTTCCATGATATTCATCGTTGAAGACAAAATTGTGCATCAAACATCTTGCGAAGGCCAAACCAAAGATCTAAATGGTTGGTAGATACTAATAAAAAAGTCCAAAAATAGGCCCCCCATAAAAACAGGACTAACAAGAAAAGCTGCATGCCACTTCTTGGATGCTACTGGGTGGATCAGATTAATTATAAGTCCACATTAAATAGCAAGTAGTTACACAGAGGTGCATGTCTTAAGTTGGATGGATATGCTGATCAGCCCTAGGGAAGAGCCCTTTAGCCTAACCCTATACCACTACCAGGCAGTGGTAATTTCAAATGACTACCAACGCAAATGCCTTTACTTCTTTCCTATTCCTtccgttttttcttttcttttcattttcttttttttttgtgcttctaaCCCTTTCACTCCGCTGACCTCTACGTTCCAGACTGTGAACTAGGAAGTAGGTTTCCTTTATCAAGACAGCCATGCATCATAAATGACCAATACGGAGAGTAATATATCCATACATTTAGAAACACAAGCAATTTTTTGGCACTAATCACATTGATTGCTATGTGAAGAAACTTGAAGAAATAACTGgcaaagtaaattaagaaaagaaagcctAGACATATACACGTAAAACAAGAGCAAGCGAGAAAGTATAAAAAAGTAAATacaataaacagaaaaaaaagctTCAAACTAACCACATGGGTCAAATTTTTCTCAAATACCACCCTTTTGATTAAATCACATGTTTCAGTAATATATCAGGTTACATAAAAATGGGCCAAGTAACGGAGATATCTTTAATGGAAAAGAAACATAGGTCAGACCAAGGATGTCCAAGCAAGTCTTATGTCCGAACATCAATTTTATAATCTGTTTATTTGTTTTCCATAGTCATTAGTAAACGAAGAAAGGAGGTAACTGCCAAATACAAGAATTATATGACAACCTGGAGAATTTACAAGCATGAGAAAATGGACTACACCTAGAC contains these protein-coding regions:
- the LOC116254046 gene encoding uncharacterized protein LOC116254046 isoform X1, whose product is MEALRSSYGSSSEDTDDDSSLERSKKRAAVSPPSPEPQSLPPPPLDLLDPPAFFQTNANRVRSFPHVEGNYALHLFIPVLIPAVMKKQLVPLIRKSMLLVEGLHAVDIDIPLKDLCVDDEKFLQLVLGREFHISLSRTVPIRVHQIDSIVTMLQQKFQAQKRYWIEFNTWEVFVNDDRTRTFLSMEVSTRGLKEITRQIQVVNDVYRLHNLPEFYENPRPHISLAWGLGDISHSLQQAVNELNRSRPSSGSAQKNIFSCMFNGIECRIGKKSYTICKVLVA
- the LOC116254046 gene encoding uncharacterized protein LOC116254046 isoform X2: MEALRSSYGSSSEDTDDDSSLERSKKRAAVSPPSPEPQSLPPPPLDLLDPPAFFQTNANRVRSFPHVEGNYALHLFIPVLIPAVMKKQLVPLIRKSMLLVEGLHAVDIDIPLKDLCVDDEKFLQLVLGREFHISLSRTVPIRVHQIDSIVTMLQQKFQAQKRYWIEFNTWEVFVNDDRTRTFLSMEVSTRGLKENPRPHISLAWGLGDISHSLQQAVNELNRSRPSSGSAQKNIFSCMFNGIECRIGKKSYTICKVLVA